The following proteins come from a genomic window of Astatotilapia calliptera chromosome 11, fAstCal1.2, whole genome shotgun sequence:
- the pomgnt2 gene encoding protein O-linked-mannose beta-1,4-N-acetylglucosaminyltransferase 2 — MRASVAGCRMSVGALVNGLLVSVVAALLWKYSKLSEHAALLEEELHMTQQSQEVSQARIDYHVALQALQEHGTRMVCTGKMHTDRICRFDYLCYSSEAEEFVFFHSNSSVMLPNLGSRRFQPALLDLSSVEDHNTQYFNFLELPAAALKFMPKPVFVPDITLILNRFNPDNLMHVFHDDLLPAYYTMNQYSDLDDEARLVFMEGWSEGPHFDLYRLLSSKQPLLKEQLKNFGKLMCFTKSYVGLSKMTTWYQYGFVQPQGPKANILVSGNEIRQFARALMDKMNITRVEEMEKEGGSGEDEKEKEKKDDYIVVFSRSTTRLILNEAEVIMALAQEFQMRVVTVSLEEQSFPSIVQVISGASMLVSMHGAQLITSLFLPRGAAVVELFPFAVNPEQYTPYKTLASLPGMDIHYISWRNTKEENTVTHPDRPWEQGGIAHLDKEEQDRIQASKEVPRHLCCRNPEWLFRIYQDTLVDIPSFLEVLKEGMKTKPSLKKAKVASTVHPGRVREPKCQTSVQTTNEAKLTVSWQIPWNLKFLKVREVKYEVWIQEQGENTYMPYILPQQNYTFSENIKPFTTYLVWVRCIFNKNLLGPFADVLTCRT; from the coding sequence atgcGGGCTTCAGTGGCAGGTTGCAGGATGAGTGTGGGTGCACTTGTTAATGGTCTGCTGGTCTCTGTGGTcgcagctctgctttggaaatATTCCAAGCTGAGTgagcatgctgctctgttgGAGGAAGAGCTGCATATGACACAGCAGTCCCAGGAGGTCTCACAGGCCCGTATCGACTACCATGTTGCTCTGCAGGCGCTTCAGGAACACGGCACCCGCATGGTCTGCACTGGGAAGATGCACACTGACCGCATCTGCCGCTTTGACTACCTCTGTTACAGCTCTGAGGCAGAGGAGTTTGTGTTCTTCCATTCCAATTCCTCTGTCATGCTGCCTAACCTGGGGTCCAGACGTTTCCAACCTGCCCTGCTGGACTTGTCTTCAGTAGAAGATCACAATACCCAATATTTCAACTTTCTAGAGCTCCCAGCTGCTGCTTTAAAGTTTATGCCCAAGCCTGTGTTTGTACCAGATATAACACTGATCCTGAATCGGTTTAATCCTGATAACCTCATGCATGTATTCCACGACGACCTCCTCCCAGCCTACTATACCATGAACCAGTATTCAGATTTGGATGACGAGGCTCGTCTTGTGTTCATGGAGGGCTGGAGCGAAGGCCCACACTTTGACCTTTACCGTCTTCTCAGTAGTAAGCAACCGCTTCTCAAAGAACAGCTtaagaactttggaaagctcatgtGCTTTACTAAATCTTATGTTGGCTTGTCCAAAATGACTACCTGGTACCAATATGGCTTTGTCCAGCCACAGGGGCCCAAAGCTAACATCTTGGTCTCAGGCAATGAGATCAGGCAGTTTGCCAGAGCTCTGATGGACAAAATGAACATTACAAGGGTAGAGGAGatggagaaggagggaggaagcGGTGAAGatgagaaggagaaagagaagaaggatGACTACATTGTCGTTTTCAGTCGGTCAACAACAAGACTTATACTGAATGAAGCAGAGGTAATCATGGCGCTGGCCCAAGAGTTTCAGATGAGAGTGGTCACAGTGTCCTTGGAAGAGCAGTCTTTTCCCAGTATTGTACAGGTCATCAGTGGCGCTTCCATGTTGGTCAGCATGCATGGAGCTCAGCTTATCACCTCACTCTTCCTCCCTAGAGGTGCTGCTGTGGTGGAGCTGTTCCCTTTTGCTGTGAACCCTGAGCAGTATACACCATATAAAACTCTTGCCTCCCTTCCAGGCATGGACATTCACTACATCTCCTGGAGGAACACTAAGGAGGAGAATACTGTCACCCACCCAGACAGACCCTGGGAACAAGGAGGCATTGCTCACTTGGACAAAGAGGAGCAGGATCGGATCCAGGCAAGCAAGGAAGTCCCCAGGCACCTTTGCTGCCGCAACCCAGAGTGGCTCTTCCGGATCTATCAGGACACTTTAGTGGACATCCCATCCTTTCTGGAAGTCCTCAAAGAAGGCATGAAGACCAAGCCCAGCTTAAAAAAGGCCAAGGTGGCCAGCACGGTCCATCCGGGCCGGGTCAGAGAACCTAAATGTCAAACTTCAGTACAAACCACTAATGAGGCTAAACTCACAGTCTCTTGGCAGATCCCATGGAATTTGAAATTCTTAAAAGTGAGAGAGGTGAAGTATGAGGTGTGGATCCAGGAGCAGGGAGAGAACACCTACATGCCTTATATCCTTCCCCAGCAGAACTACACGTTTTCAGAAAACATTAAGCCCTTCACCACTTACCTGGTGTGGGTTAGGTGCATCTTCAACAAGAATCTATTAGGCCCCTTTGCTGATGTTCTTACATGCAGGACCTAG